A single window of Gossypium hirsutum isolate 1008001.06 chromosome A10, Gossypium_hirsutum_v2.1, whole genome shotgun sequence DNA harbors:
- the LOC107925306 gene encoding calcium-dependent protein kinase 21 isoform X2, with protein sequence MGCFSSKHKLPDPPSMPTTQPKQVQTQEVSMPQTRRPQQQVQTQKVSVPEAQVPQTRQPQAVSVPLKPSPASTRPIQTMEDTVLGKPLEDIKQYYKLGKELGRGQFGITYLCTENSTGNTYACKSILKRKLRSKQDREDIKKEVQIMQHLSGQPCIVEFRGAYEDRQSVHLVMELCAGGELFDRIIAQGHYSERAAAGIFKSVVNVVHICHFMGVIHRDLKPENFLLSSKDAGAMLKATDFGLSVFIEEETEKGIFDAISEGKLDFESLPWPSISESAKDLVRKMLTKDPKKRLTSAQVLEHPWMREDGEASDKPIGSAVLSRLKQFRAMNKLKKLALKVIAENLSEEEIKGLKVMFTNMDTDKSGTITYEELKTGLARLGSKLSEAEVKQLMEAADVDGNGTIDYIEFISATMNRYRLDRDELLYKAFQYFDKDNSGYITKDELETAMKEYGMVDEASIRAVISEVDTDNDGRINYEEFCTMMRSGTQQTEKAFLDTINSSIT encoded by the exons ATGGGTTGTTTTAGCAGCAAGCATAAATTGCCGGATCCTCCTTCAATGCCAACAACACAACCAAAACAAGTTCAAACCCAGGAAGTATCAATGCCTCAAACAAGACGGCCCCAACAACAAGTTCAAACCCAGAAAGTATCAGTGCCTGAAGCTCAAGTTCCACAAACAAGGCAACCCCAAGCAGTGTCTGTCCCTTTGAAGCCTTCACCAGCAAGCACAAGGCCAATTCAAACAATGGAAGATACAGTATTAGGGAAGCCATTGGAAGACATTAAGCAATACTACAAGCTTGGGAAAGAACTTGGTAGAGGTCAGTTTGGGATAACTTATTTGTGTACTGAAAATTCAACTGGTAACACTTATGCTTGTAAATCAATATTGAAGAGGAAGTTGAGGAGTAAACAAGATAGGGAAGATATAAAAAAGGAAGTTCAAATCATGCAGCATTTGTCTGGTCAACCATGTATTGTGGAATTTAGGGGTGCTTATGAGGATAGGCAATCTGTTCATCTTGTAATGGAGCTTTGTGCTGGGGGTGAGCTTTTTGATAGGATTATTGCTCAAGGACATTACTCTGAGAGAGCTGCAGCAGGTATTTTTAAGTCGGTGGTGAATGTGGTTCATATTTGTCATTTCATGGGAGTGATCCACCGTGATCTTAAGCCTGAGAATTTCTTGCTGTCTAGTAAGGATGCTGGAGCTATGTTGAAGGCCACTGATTTTGGCTTGTCTGTCTTTATTGAAGAAG AAACTGAGAAAGGAATATTTGATGCCATTAGTGAAGGAAAACTAGATTTTGAAAGTCTGCCATGGCCTTCAATTTCTGAAAGTGCCAAAGATCTAGTGAGAAAGATGCTAACAAAGGACCCGAAAAAGCGGCTCACTTCTGCACAAGTTCTTG AGCATCCTTGGATGAGAGAAGATGGTGAAGCATCAGACAAGCCAATAGGTAGCGCGGTTCTCTCCAGATTGAAGCAGTTTAGGGCAATGAATAAGCTGAAGAAGCTTGCGTTGAAG GTTATCGCAGAAAATCTATCTGAAGAAGAGATTAAAGGTCTTAAAGTAATGTTCACAAACATGGACACAGACAAGAGTGGCACAATCACCTATGAAGAACTGAAGACAGGTTTGGCTCGTCTTGGATCAAAGCTCTCCGAAGCTGAAGTAAAGCAGTTAATGGAAGCT GCTGACGTAGATGGAAATGGAACTATAGACTATATTGAATTCATCTCAGCTACAATGAATAGATACAGACTTGATAGAGATGAGCTCCTCTACAAAGCATTCCAGTATTTTGATAAAGATAACAGTGG GTACATTACAAAGGATGAACTAGAGACTGCTATGAAGGAGTATGGAATGGTGGATGAAGCCAGCATCAGGGCTGTAATCTCTGAAGTGGATACCGATAAT GACGGGAGAATTAACTACGAGGAGTTTTGCACAATGATGAGAAGTGGAACACAACAAACTGAAAAAGCTTTTTTAGATACTATTAACAGTTCCATTACCTAG
- the LOC107925306 gene encoding calcium-dependent protein kinase 21 isoform X3 produces MLKATDFGLSVFIEEGKRYRDIVGSAYYVAPEILRRSYGKEVDIWSAGIILYILLSGVPPFWAETEKGIFDAISEGKLDFESLPWPSISESAKDLVRKMLTKDPKKRLTSAQVLEHPWMREDGEASDKPIGSAVLSRLKQFRAMNKLKKLALKVIAENLSEEEIKGLKVMFTNMDTDKSGTITYEELKTGLARLGSKLSEAEVKQLMEAADVDGNGTIDYIEFISATMNRYRLDRDELLYKAFQYFDKDNSGYITKDELETAMKEYGMVDEASIRAVISEVDTDNDGRINYEEFCTMMRSGTQQTEKAFLDTINSSIT; encoded by the exons ATGTTGAAGGCCACTGATTTTGGCTTGTCTGTCTTTATTGAAGAAG GGAAGAGATATCGTGATATAGTAGGTAGTGCATACTATGTTGCTCCTGAAATTCTACGACGTAGTTATGGAAAGGAAGTTGACATATGGAGTGCAGGCATTATTTTGTATATTCTACTTAGTGGTGTCCCTCCATTTTGGGCTG AAACTGAGAAAGGAATATTTGATGCCATTAGTGAAGGAAAACTAGATTTTGAAAGTCTGCCATGGCCTTCAATTTCTGAAAGTGCCAAAGATCTAGTGAGAAAGATGCTAACAAAGGACCCGAAAAAGCGGCTCACTTCTGCACAAGTTCTTG AGCATCCTTGGATGAGAGAAGATGGTGAAGCATCAGACAAGCCAATAGGTAGCGCGGTTCTCTCCAGATTGAAGCAGTTTAGGGCAATGAATAAGCTGAAGAAGCTTGCGTTGAAG GTTATCGCAGAAAATCTATCTGAAGAAGAGATTAAAGGTCTTAAAGTAATGTTCACAAACATGGACACAGACAAGAGTGGCACAATCACCTATGAAGAACTGAAGACAGGTTTGGCTCGTCTTGGATCAAAGCTCTCCGAAGCTGAAGTAAAGCAGTTAATGGAAGCT GCTGACGTAGATGGAAATGGAACTATAGACTATATTGAATTCATCTCAGCTACAATGAATAGATACAGACTTGATAGAGATGAGCTCCTCTACAAAGCATTCCAGTATTTTGATAAAGATAACAGTGG GTACATTACAAAGGATGAACTAGAGACTGCTATGAAGGAGTATGGAATGGTGGATGAAGCCAGCATCAGGGCTGTAATCTCTGAAGTGGATACCGATAAT GACGGGAGAATTAACTACGAGGAGTTTTGCACAATGATGAGAAGTGGAACACAACAAACTGAAAAAGCTTTTTTAGATACTATTAACAGTTCCATTACCTAG
- the LOC107925115 gene encoding uncharacterized protein isoform X1: protein MVEMELQPCASLVNASTMCAIEKGMKGESSTVNFIAKIAAELQRERAKNAELMERISSLEAQIQGRDKESLITNEQVSCLDTAERSFKRQKMESASHRSGDGNGIESETASKSRNGTPNMPRVDENQEDQLVNWMSMDETHFSRFDKLEDNDIAGYHEDMDESNDEGEYYEEDDSNIEYKDKENEENLISTCEEELHEEGEGHGMPILSLQSCPGGTSELTFANTSKLMKENREKDYTLRDIQVPLNPSSLKYEPCQMVFSGKTSKKPPKVPFCPKEIKKILESDVLLLKNAQSHTIRKIIVFASLGIRHGCEDMYELDFNHFSILRKGDPYVSPSNPGEHVLYENPGIQRKVFYPNRQNPRLCPVQILEEEKAMRPSDPSCPSCLFLCIKYGGRTRNLPQNEYVRQQMGRNKLKSFGPIMCRMAMLVHVRSGSFFFKALGITLLFMAGFPDDIVQRETKYRNLDLLQKYYRTDKDAEGEELFLSHSVASNIQASPSSQPLKTTSTKTKGKRHTNSNNKSLTSPKASYHQSAPSSSTHPVQFGLMGYTSIQTHAMATFQTTPSQARPNTTKSLGNNISYHNQTPYPLFPPQPANSFMPMVFWPPPNVFPSCPYPTTYSYRSFPTNANYVSVHPQPYYNHPSSSCFTPKMKEGNNEKNVSASSEPDSNSNSSSSSTEEPKEALASCR from the exons ATGGTGGAAATGGAACTTCAACCTTGTGCTAGCTTGGTTAATGCTTCAACAATGTGTGCAATAGAGAAAGGGATGAAAGGTGAGAGCAGTACCGTAAATTTTATAGCAAAGATTGCAGCCGAGTTGCAAAGAGAACGAGCGAAAAATGCAGAGCTTATGGAGAGAATATCGTCACTTGAAGCTCAAATACAAGGAAGGGATAAGGAATCTCTTATAACAAATGAACAA GTTAGCTGTCTTGATACCGCGGAACGAAGCTTCAAAAGACAGAAAATGGAAAGTGCTAGTCATAGAAGCGGAGATGGAAATGGTATCGAAAGTGAAACGGCTTCCAAGTCAAGAAACGGGACGCCAAACATGCCTCGTGTGGATGAAAACCAGGAAGACCAGTTAGTTAATTGGATGAGCATGGACGAGACACACTTTTCACGTTTTGATAAACTTGAAGACAATGACATCGCGGGATATCACGAGGATATGGATGAGAGTAATGATGAAGGTGAATATTACGAGGAGGATGATTCCAACATCGAGTATAAAgataaagaaaatgaagagaatctAATAAGTACTTGTGAAGAAGAACTTCATGAGGAAGGTGAAGGCCATGGAATGCCTATATTGAGTCTCCAAAGTTGTCCCGGTGGTACGAGTGAGCTTACTTTTGCAAACACGAGCAAGTTAATGAAAGAAAACCGAGAAAAGGACTATACATTACGGGATATACAAGTACCTTTAAACCCAAGCAGTCTGAAGTATGAGCCTTGTCAAATGGTATTTTCTGGAAAGACATCAAAAAAACCTCCGAAAGTTCCTTTCTGtccgaaagaaataaagaaaatactAGAATCGGATGTGCTTTTATTGAAAAACGCACAGTCGCACACCATAAGGAAGATCATCGTTTTTGCATCCCTCGGCATAAGGCATGGATGTGAAGATATGTACGAGCTCGACTTTAATCACTTCAGCATTTTAAGGAAGGGGGACCCATATGTATCTCCAAGTAACCCGGGT GAGCATGTCTTATACGAAAATCCTGGCATCCAGAGGAAGGTTTTCTATCCAAATCGACAGAATCCAAGGCTATGCCCTGTTCAAATACTCGAGGAAGAGAAGGCTATGCGACCATCTGATCCTAGTTGTCCATCGTGCCTCTTTTTGTGCATCAAGTATGGTGGAAGAACAAGAAATCTGCCTCAAAATGA ATATGTCAGGCAACAAATGGGAAGAAATAAACTCAAGTCTTTCGGACCTATCATGTGCCGAATGGCAATGCTCGTCCATGTTCGTAGTGGGAGCTTCTTCTTCAAGGCCTTGGGCATCACACTACTTTTCATGGCTGGTTTTCCTGACGACATTGTTCAAAGAGAAACGAAATATCGGAACCTAGACTTGCTGCAAAAATATTATAG GACCGACAAGGATGCCGAAGGTGAAGAGTTGTTTCTTTCACATTCGGTAGCTTCCAACATT CAGGCTAGTCCTAGCTCTCAGCCATTGAAGACAACCTCAACAAAAACCAAAGGAAAAAGGCATACAAACTCCAACAACAAATCTCTCACTTCGCCGAAAGCCTCATATCACCAATCGGCACCGTCGAGTTCAACACACCCTGTTCAATTCGGTCTAATGGGCTACACATCAATTCAAACGCACGCAATGGCAACATTTCAAACCACACCATCCCAGGCCCGACCCAATACTACGAAGAGTCTTGGTAACAATATCTCCTACCATAACCAAACCCCATATCCCTTGTTTCCACCGCAACCTGCGAATAGTTTCATGCCTATGGTATTTTGGCCTCCACCAAATGTGTTCCCTTCCTGTCCTTATCCTACTACATACAGTTATCGGTCCTTTCCGACGAATGCGAATTATGTCTCTGTCCATCCACAGCCTTATTATAATCACCCTTCATCAAGTTGTTTTACTCCAAAGATGAAAGAAGGCAATAATGAGAAGAATGTTTCAGCATCCTCGGAACCTGATAGCAACTCGAATAGCAGTTCGAGTAGTACGGAAGAACCGAAAGAGGCATTAGCTAGCTGCAGATAG
- the LOC107925306 gene encoding calcium-dependent protein kinase 21 isoform X1, translating to MGCFSSKHKLPDPPSMPTTQPKQVQTQEVSMPQTRRPQQQVQTQKVSVPEAQVPQTRQPQAVSVPLKPSPASTRPIQTMEDTVLGKPLEDIKQYYKLGKELGRGQFGITYLCTENSTGNTYACKSILKRKLRSKQDREDIKKEVQIMQHLSGQPCIVEFRGAYEDRQSVHLVMELCAGGELFDRIIAQGHYSERAAAGIFKSVVNVVHICHFMGVIHRDLKPENFLLSSKDAGAMLKATDFGLSVFIEEGKRYRDIVGSAYYVAPEILRRSYGKEVDIWSAGIILYILLSGVPPFWAETEKGIFDAISEGKLDFESLPWPSISESAKDLVRKMLTKDPKKRLTSAQVLEHPWMREDGEASDKPIGSAVLSRLKQFRAMNKLKKLALKVIAENLSEEEIKGLKVMFTNMDTDKSGTITYEELKTGLARLGSKLSEAEVKQLMEAADVDGNGTIDYIEFISATMNRYRLDRDELLYKAFQYFDKDNSGYITKDELETAMKEYGMVDEASIRAVISEVDTDNDGRINYEEFCTMMRSGTQQTEKAFLDTINSSIT from the exons ATGGGTTGTTTTAGCAGCAAGCATAAATTGCCGGATCCTCCTTCAATGCCAACAACACAACCAAAACAAGTTCAAACCCAGGAAGTATCAATGCCTCAAACAAGACGGCCCCAACAACAAGTTCAAACCCAGAAAGTATCAGTGCCTGAAGCTCAAGTTCCACAAACAAGGCAACCCCAAGCAGTGTCTGTCCCTTTGAAGCCTTCACCAGCAAGCACAAGGCCAATTCAAACAATGGAAGATACAGTATTAGGGAAGCCATTGGAAGACATTAAGCAATACTACAAGCTTGGGAAAGAACTTGGTAGAGGTCAGTTTGGGATAACTTATTTGTGTACTGAAAATTCAACTGGTAACACTTATGCTTGTAAATCAATATTGAAGAGGAAGTTGAGGAGTAAACAAGATAGGGAAGATATAAAAAAGGAAGTTCAAATCATGCAGCATTTGTCTGGTCAACCATGTATTGTGGAATTTAGGGGTGCTTATGAGGATAGGCAATCTGTTCATCTTGTAATGGAGCTTTGTGCTGGGGGTGAGCTTTTTGATAGGATTATTGCTCAAGGACATTACTCTGAGAGAGCTGCAGCAGGTATTTTTAAGTCGGTGGTGAATGTGGTTCATATTTGTCATTTCATGGGAGTGATCCACCGTGATCTTAAGCCTGAGAATTTCTTGCTGTCTAGTAAGGATGCTGGAGCTATGTTGAAGGCCACTGATTTTGGCTTGTCTGTCTTTATTGAAGAAG GGAAGAGATATCGTGATATAGTAGGTAGTGCATACTATGTTGCTCCTGAAATTCTACGACGTAGTTATGGAAAGGAAGTTGACATATGGAGTGCAGGCATTATTTTGTATATTCTACTTAGTGGTGTCCCTCCATTTTGGGCTG AAACTGAGAAAGGAATATTTGATGCCATTAGTGAAGGAAAACTAGATTTTGAAAGTCTGCCATGGCCTTCAATTTCTGAAAGTGCCAAAGATCTAGTGAGAAAGATGCTAACAAAGGACCCGAAAAAGCGGCTCACTTCTGCACAAGTTCTTG AGCATCCTTGGATGAGAGAAGATGGTGAAGCATCAGACAAGCCAATAGGTAGCGCGGTTCTCTCCAGATTGAAGCAGTTTAGGGCAATGAATAAGCTGAAGAAGCTTGCGTTGAAG GTTATCGCAGAAAATCTATCTGAAGAAGAGATTAAAGGTCTTAAAGTAATGTTCACAAACATGGACACAGACAAGAGTGGCACAATCACCTATGAAGAACTGAAGACAGGTTTGGCTCGTCTTGGATCAAAGCTCTCCGAAGCTGAAGTAAAGCAGTTAATGGAAGCT GCTGACGTAGATGGAAATGGAACTATAGACTATATTGAATTCATCTCAGCTACAATGAATAGATACAGACTTGATAGAGATGAGCTCCTCTACAAAGCATTCCAGTATTTTGATAAAGATAACAGTGG GTACATTACAAAGGATGAACTAGAGACTGCTATGAAGGAGTATGGAATGGTGGATGAAGCCAGCATCAGGGCTGTAATCTCTGAAGTGGATACCGATAAT GACGGGAGAATTAACTACGAGGAGTTTTGCACAATGATGAGAAGTGGAACACAACAAACTGAAAAAGCTTTTTTAGATACTATTAACAGTTCCATTACCTAG
- the LOC107924941 gene encoding uncharacterized protein, translated as MAKGRRLTTSRSERFLGSYSYGYSHGDALTGESELGEEDVWSMVDNVTDRDDRREWSPRSESESNETANFDVRSGRRRIPRGDAGHVGGLSLAFDDSSSAKPRIVHQYRGHDNVSAATEDSPRGRNMATSAPLNVPDWSKIYRSDSVEESMHDSDDDDDGESDMMPPHEYLARKKSGGASVFEGVGRTLKGRDMRRVRDAVWNQTGFYG; from the coding sequence atgGCGAAGGGACGGCGGTTGACCACCAGCAGAAGCGAACGGTTTCTAGGAAGTTACAGTTACGGTTACAGTCATGGGGATGCCCTCACAGGCGAATCGGAACTTGGGGAAGAAGATGTATGGTCGATGGTTGATAACGTCACAGACCGAGATGACCGGAGAGAGTGGAGTCCACGCTCTGAGTCCGAGAGTAACGAAACCGCTAACTTCGACGTGAGAAGCGGCCGTCGTCGGATCCCGCGAGGTGACGCTGGTCACGTTGGCGGGCTTTCCTTGGCTTTCGATGATTCTTCATCGGCGAAACCTAGGATCGTACACCAGTACCGTGGCCATGATAACGTGTCGGCGGCGACGGAGGATTCGCCACGTGGACGGAATATGGCCACGTCAGCGCCGTTGAATGTGCCTGACTGGAGTAAGATTTATAGGTCCGACTCGGTGGAGGAGTCGATGCATGACTCGGATGACGATGATGATGGTGAGTCGGATATGATGCCGCCACACGAGTACTTGGCGCGTAAGAAATCGGGTGGGGCTTCGGTTTTTGAAGGTGTGGGTCGGACCCTCAAAGGCCGGGATATGAGACGGGTCAGGGATGCAGTATGGAACCAAACCGGGTTCTATGGTTAA
- the LOC107925115 gene encoding uncharacterized protein isoform X2: protein MVEMELQPCASLVNASTMCAIEKGMKGESSTVNFIAKIAAELQRERAKNAELMERISSLEAQIQGRDKESLITNEQVSCLDTAERSFKRQKMESASHRSGDGNGIESETASKSRNGTPNMPRVDENQEDQLVNWMSMDETHFSRFDKLEDNDIAGYHEDMDESNDEGEYYEEDDSNIEYKDKENEENLISTCEEELHEEGEGHGMPILSLQSCPGGTSELTFANTSKLMKENREKDYTLRDIQVPLNPSSLKYEPCQMVFSGKTSKKPPKVPFCPKEIKKILESDVLLLKNAQSHTIRKIIVFASLGIRHGCEDMYELDFNHFSILRKGDPYVSPSNPGEHVLYENPGIQRKVFYPNRQNPRLCPVQILEEEKAMRPSDPSCPSCLFLCIKYGGRTRNLPQNEYVRQQMGRNKLKSFGPIMCRMAMLVHVRSGSFFFKALGITLLFMAGFPDDIVQRETKYRNLDLLQKYYRTDKDAEGEELFLSHSVASNIASPSSQPLKTTSTKTKGKRHTNSNNKSLTSPKASYHQSAPSSSTHPVQFGLMGYTSIQTHAMATFQTTPSQARPNTTKSLGNNISYHNQTPYPLFPPQPANSFMPMVFWPPPNVFPSCPYPTTYSYRSFPTNANYVSVHPQPYYNHPSSSCFTPKMKEGNNEKNVSASSEPDSNSNSSSSSTEEPKEALASCR from the exons ATGGTGGAAATGGAACTTCAACCTTGTGCTAGCTTGGTTAATGCTTCAACAATGTGTGCAATAGAGAAAGGGATGAAAGGTGAGAGCAGTACCGTAAATTTTATAGCAAAGATTGCAGCCGAGTTGCAAAGAGAACGAGCGAAAAATGCAGAGCTTATGGAGAGAATATCGTCACTTGAAGCTCAAATACAAGGAAGGGATAAGGAATCTCTTATAACAAATGAACAA GTTAGCTGTCTTGATACCGCGGAACGAAGCTTCAAAAGACAGAAAATGGAAAGTGCTAGTCATAGAAGCGGAGATGGAAATGGTATCGAAAGTGAAACGGCTTCCAAGTCAAGAAACGGGACGCCAAACATGCCTCGTGTGGATGAAAACCAGGAAGACCAGTTAGTTAATTGGATGAGCATGGACGAGACACACTTTTCACGTTTTGATAAACTTGAAGACAATGACATCGCGGGATATCACGAGGATATGGATGAGAGTAATGATGAAGGTGAATATTACGAGGAGGATGATTCCAACATCGAGTATAAAgataaagaaaatgaagagaatctAATAAGTACTTGTGAAGAAGAACTTCATGAGGAAGGTGAAGGCCATGGAATGCCTATATTGAGTCTCCAAAGTTGTCCCGGTGGTACGAGTGAGCTTACTTTTGCAAACACGAGCAAGTTAATGAAAGAAAACCGAGAAAAGGACTATACATTACGGGATATACAAGTACCTTTAAACCCAAGCAGTCTGAAGTATGAGCCTTGTCAAATGGTATTTTCTGGAAAGACATCAAAAAAACCTCCGAAAGTTCCTTTCTGtccgaaagaaataaagaaaatactAGAATCGGATGTGCTTTTATTGAAAAACGCACAGTCGCACACCATAAGGAAGATCATCGTTTTTGCATCCCTCGGCATAAGGCATGGATGTGAAGATATGTACGAGCTCGACTTTAATCACTTCAGCATTTTAAGGAAGGGGGACCCATATGTATCTCCAAGTAACCCGGGT GAGCATGTCTTATACGAAAATCCTGGCATCCAGAGGAAGGTTTTCTATCCAAATCGACAGAATCCAAGGCTATGCCCTGTTCAAATACTCGAGGAAGAGAAGGCTATGCGACCATCTGATCCTAGTTGTCCATCGTGCCTCTTTTTGTGCATCAAGTATGGTGGAAGAACAAGAAATCTGCCTCAAAATGA ATATGTCAGGCAACAAATGGGAAGAAATAAACTCAAGTCTTTCGGACCTATCATGTGCCGAATGGCAATGCTCGTCCATGTTCGTAGTGGGAGCTTCTTCTTCAAGGCCTTGGGCATCACACTACTTTTCATGGCTGGTTTTCCTGACGACATTGTTCAAAGAGAAACGAAATATCGGAACCTAGACTTGCTGCAAAAATATTATAG GACCGACAAGGATGCCGAAGGTGAAGAGTTGTTTCTTTCACATTCGGTAGCTTCCAACATT GCTAGTCCTAGCTCTCAGCCATTGAAGACAACCTCAACAAAAACCAAAGGAAAAAGGCATACAAACTCCAACAACAAATCTCTCACTTCGCCGAAAGCCTCATATCACCAATCGGCACCGTCGAGTTCAACACACCCTGTTCAATTCGGTCTAATGGGCTACACATCAATTCAAACGCACGCAATGGCAACATTTCAAACCACACCATCCCAGGCCCGACCCAATACTACGAAGAGTCTTGGTAACAATATCTCCTACCATAACCAAACCCCATATCCCTTGTTTCCACCGCAACCTGCGAATAGTTTCATGCCTATGGTATTTTGGCCTCCACCAAATGTGTTCCCTTCCTGTCCTTATCCTACTACATACAGTTATCGGTCCTTTCCGACGAATGCGAATTATGTCTCTGTCCATCCACAGCCTTATTATAATCACCCTTCATCAAGTTGTTTTACTCCAAAGATGAAAGAAGGCAATAATGAGAAGAATGTTTCAGCATCCTCGGAACCTGATAGCAACTCGAATAGCAGTTCGAGTAGTACGGAAGAACCGAAAGAGGCATTAGCTAGCTGCAGATAG